GGCCCACAACGGGTGGGTTCTAACATTTGTTCTGGTACGAGCTAAAGTTTGCGTGCGTCTCAGTCGAGGTTTCAGGGAAGTCCGAACTGACTCGAGGAGAACGCCATTTTTCAGCGCTCAAGACAGGTTTGTCTGTGGGGGGAAGCATTCGGAGttgttgggggtggtggtgtgtCACGCCCGAGTCCTTGGAGCTCGTCTGCTGGACTGTTTCTGACTTGAGAACTAGACCAGCAACTTTAGCCTCCGTGGGACGCAGTGGAAGTCCTCTGCTCCCCGGCCTTTTAACAAGATCGTAACGGAAACCCAACAGCTGCATTGTCTTGAGAGAGACCAACTGTCCTCGGAGTTTCTCAGTTTCTCCTACCTGATGGCGAAAGCTCTGTTCGGCTTCCCTGTGTTCCTCAGAAGGAGGCTCCTCTGTGTAAAGCTTCATTATTAATCGGAAGCCTGTGTCTTCGTTTCTTCTTTGACCAGGGTAAAAGGTCCACTTGGTGACTCTCAGAAACAGCTTCTTCCCACCTGCTCCCCAGATGAAAACCACTgtggtttttcttgttttacctatttatttttatttgcatatactGCATAATTCACTCGGATATTTTGAATatgttacatataattttttaaaagattttatttatttatttgacacagagagagatcataagtaggcggagaagcaggcagagacagagggggaagcaggctccctgctgagcagagagcctgatgtggggctccatcccaggaccctgaaaccatgacctgagccacccaggagccccagttaatataatttttaatggattgtccttttgttttaataatagaTTCCTAGCAAGTACATTTTGTCCAGTCTGTAAAAAGTTGCAAATTTGTCTGTATTTATACCTCTCTTCAAGAAATAGGCCACATATGATTGAGAGTGAAGTTAATAGCCCGTTagcttttgttcatttattcattgatttattcagcAGTCAGTAATTCAGTGTTTATGTTTCGTTTTGGACTTACTCTGAAAGAGTTTACTGTGAGGGAATAAGAGGGAAACAGATGTAACTATTTGTGGTATGATCAAAGCCATAATAGTTTTAACAAATAGATTGTGGTACCTATTTCTATCGGATAAAATTTCATAGATAATTTCtaaaagtgaaggaaagaatAGACTCGGGAGCCTTTACTGTTAAATTCCATTGCACTGAACTCCTGGATCAGTTAAGGAAGAGCAGAGAAggtataaataaaaccataagaaAGTGGTATCATGAGTATCAAGAAAGATCATTTTAACAAGAAAGGAATGACAGAGTTTCTCCAGTTGTGCTTAAGAGATCAAATACAGTGAATATCCATTGAAATGAACAACATGGAGCTTGTAGGTGACATTAGGTAGAGCACTTTTGAAAGAATTGGAAGCAAACTTGGGAGTGGATTGAAGAGTTAATGGGATATGGGAGTGGTTACAGCTTATGCAGACAATTGTTTCAAGAAGTTTAACTGCGAAGGGTGAAAGAGAAGATGGTAGGGAATGTCAGGTGCAGAAGGAGTTTTTTAAgtggggggcgtctgggtggctcagtcagttaaggagtTTTTTAAGAAGGTAGTGCTGGAATTTCTGATGATAATGAGCTACACTTCTGTGCGTACAAGTAAAAATGCTGGCTAGCATGTAAAACATTTCCTTCAAAGCGTCAAAGGGATGATATGATAGTAAGAAACTAAGAGACAAAAATTGAAGGGAAATTGGAAAACCAGGTAAATGGATTTCCACAGTTCCAAAGCAACTTTTGCCTTGAAGTCATTAGCAGTCTGTGTGTTGATCCTGGGTGTAATCACAGGGTGAGAAGGAGCCAAAGGAGTATGGACCACCAAAGAATGGAAGACTAACTAATAGGCATAGGAACAAGAGATAAACTCATGTATAGGAGAACTGAGAGGAGGTTGTCTTGATGCTCAGtggaaaggggagaagaagaaaagaaataatacctgtcCCCAAGAAGTTGTGGCCCACGACAGCTCTCACATAGATTACAACCTAAGGCGTATTGTCTGGGTGGTCTAGCGAGACTCAAATTATGAATTTGGTATATATTAGTTATATACTTACTGCCCATGAtgcctgaaagaaataaaaaatcctcTGTGTAGGAGATACCTTTATCTTAGGCCTCAGAGAATTGCCTCAGGTAAGTTCTCAAGGACTTCAAACAAAAATCAGTCAAAAGTAACTAAGCACATAAAGGGAACAGGGCTCCATGAACATGAATGAACAGAAGACTTTTGCTAGAATGATCAGAAGCAGGTTATAAAACAATTATGTTTCTtagtttaaaaaagtaaaagcctAGACTGAGATTATCTGCAGGGAGTAGTGAgtttaaaaatttgattaaaatacACCTATACACTACAATgaataatctaaaagaaaattaagaaagcaatcccctATATATTTGCATCAGAAAGAATAAGGTATTTAGGAAtaggacacctggttggctcggttaagtgtctgtctttggctcaatcCTGGGGTTTcaggattaagccctgcatcaggctcccccccaccccaccccagtgaGGAACCTGTGTCTCCCTTTCGCTactgctccctctacttgtgctctatttctctatgtcaaataaataaaatctttttattttttaagattttatttattcatttgacagaggcaggcagagagagagggagaagcaggctccctgctgagcggagagcccgatgcagggctcgatcccaggaccctgggaccatgacctgagctgaaggcagtcttaacccactgagccacccagatgcccctaaaatctctatttttaaaaaagattttatttatttatttggcagacagagatcccaagtaggcagaaaggcaggcagagagagtggaggaagctggctctccatggagcagagagcccaatgcggggctcgatcccaggaccctgggatcatgacctgagctgaaggcagaggctttaacccactgagccacccaggcaccccaataaataaaatcttaaaaaaaaaaataaaacagtaggaAACCACTGCACTccttttagaatggccaaaatctggagcactgacaacatcaaatgctggcCAAGATGTGGAGGAACAAGGACTCATTtatggctggtgggaatgcaaagatATATAGCCCTTGAAAGACAGTTTCTTATAATATTATACATACTCATATCATtcaatccagcaatcacattccttggtatttacccaaaagagttgaaaagttatatccacacaaaaacctgcacttGGGTGTTaacagcaactttattcatattgtcaaaacttagaagcaaccaagatgtcctttagtaggtgaatggataaattaaacaaatgtggtatattcagaaaatagaacattattagtgcttaaaaagaaatgagttatcaaaCCATAGAAAGACCTagaagaaccttaaatgcatattactaagtgaaagaaatctaTCTGAGAAGACCATAAACTGTCTGATCCCAACTAtataccactttggaaaactatgGAGACATTCAAAAGATAACTGGTTGAAAAGGGGGGAagaacaatagccaaactatggaaagaacctagatgtccatcaacagatgaatggataaagaagatgtggtatatatatacaatggaacactatgcagccatcaaaaaacaaaatcctggcatttgcaacaatgtggatggaactagagggtattatgctacgcgaaagaagtcaatcagagaaagacaattgttggatctctctgatacgaggaatctgagaaggagggcaggggagtgtggggggtagggagggaaaaaatgaaacaagatgggaccagggagggagacaaaccataagagactctaaatctcaagaaataaactgagggttgctgggaggtggggtggaggggcagggatagGATGGCttggttatggatattggggagggtatgtgctatggtgaaggctgtgaattgtgtaagactgatgattcacagacctgtacccctgaagtaaataatacattatattttaatttaaaaaattccaacaatgaaaagacaacccaatttaaaaatggggaaaaaaaaaagaaggggaggaggatgaataggcagagcacagaggatttttagtaTAGAGAAAATAGACTGTATGGTACTATAACGATGAGTACATCATCATGCATTTTCCCAAACTCATAGAATATACACCCAGAGGGAAACCACAATGTACACTGTAGACTTTGGGTGAGTATGATGTGCCGATGTAGGTTCATCACTTGTGAAAAATGTGTTATTCTGGTGGAGGATGTTGGTAGTGGTAGCAGCTGTGCGTATGTGGGGCAGAGGTATATGGGAAATCACTGTATCTTCCACTGagttttgctatgaacctaaaactgtttaaaaaataaagtcttaataaaataaaaaattgttgctgttttattttggcttcttaaaaaatgttgaatCAACATcctatttattaaagattttatttatttgctagagagagagcacaagtagggggagcaacaGAAATAGAAGAgcaagcagacctcctgctgagtgggtaccctgacttggggcttgatctcaagaccctgggatcacagccctagccaaaggcagatgcctaactgactgaaccagccaggtgccccttattgtGACACCTGTGAAGAATTTGCTTTAAACAAAGTTACCACTCTGGTGAAGGATATTGTTAATGGGCGAGGCTATGCATATGTGGGTACAAGGGTATATGGGAAATCCCTGTACCTTtctctcaattttgttgtaaacctaaaactgctcttaaacaattttctttattcaaaaacaaaagattttttttaatgggtaaattttctgcacagcaaaggaaacagcaaaacaaagaggcaatccacggaatgggagaagatatttgcaaataacaatacagacaaagggctgttatccaggatctataaagaactcctcaaactcaacacacacaaaacaatcatgtcaaaaatgggcagaagacatgaacagacgcttctccaatgaagacatacaaatggctaacagacacatgagataatattcatcaccactagccatcagggagattcaaatcaaaaccacattgagataccaccttacaccagttagactggccaaaattaacaagacagtaaacattgtgttggagaagatgtggagaaaggggaaccgtcttccactgttggtggaaatgcaagttggtgcagccactttggagaacagtgtggagattcctcaagaaattaaaagtagagcttccctagtaccctgcaattgcactactgagtatttaccccaaagatacagatatagtgaaaagaagggccatctgtaccccagtgttcatagcagcaatgggcacagttgccaaactgtggaaagaaccaagatgcccttcaacggacgaatggataaggaagatgtggtacatatacccaatggagtattatgcctccatcagaaaggatgaatacccaacttttgtagcaacatggatgggactggaagagattatgctgagtgaaataagtcaatcagagacagtcaatttttatatggttttgcttatttgtggagcataaggaataacacggaggacatggggagctggagaggagaagggagttgggggaaattagaaggggagatgaaccatgagagactgtgtactctgaaaaacaatctgagggttttggaggggtgggggggggtgggaggttgggtgagcctggtggtgggtattaaggagggcatgtattgcatggagcactgggggtggtgcataaacaatgaattctggaacactgaaaagaaatttaaaaaataaaaattttttaaaaacgggcaaagaatttgaatatatatatcttcaaagaagatatacaaacggCCAACAAGCACATAAAAAGCTGCTCAATATCATTGTTAGAGAACTCTAAGTCAGAATCACAGGGACACCTAACTAGTTTAGTCAGTAGAACCTGTgacttgatctcggggttgtgacttcaagcccacattgggtgtagagtttatggttcaaaacaaaacaaaacaaaacaaaacaaaaaaacagcagcagaaggggaaggggaagttgtttaaaaataaatagggacacctgggtggcataagttaagcatctgaccgaATCTTCGTTTTggttaagtcatgatctcagagtcatgagattaagccccatatcaagctccatgctcagtgcagagtgtgcctgggtttctctcactctttctgcctcctgcttgtgcacatgttctatccaaaataaataaatcttttaaaaacaaaaataaaattcccagaGGCCACACTTCTAGGGTAACAATTATCAAAACAGAAAATgtcaagtgttgatgaggatgtggagaaatttaaATCTTGTGGGTTTGCtggagggaatgtaaaatagtgcaacTGCTGTGGAAAACATTAGGGtagttccccaaaaagttaaatgTAGAATTAtcatttgatccagcaattccactcctaggtatatagtCAAAAGATTTGGAAGGTACTCAAGCATACTTTTGTACATTGatattggaaacaacccaaatgtccatcagtgaatgaatggataaacaaactgtggggtatacttaaaatagaatattattcagacttACAAGGGAAGGAGATTCTGATACGTGTTTCTACATGGGTGATCTTCGAAAACATGCCAAAGGAAATACACCAGTCACaagaggacaaatactgtatgattccactcatctGAGGTAAACTAGgacagtcaaattcatagagacagaaagtaaaatagtGGTTACCAAGACTAGGGTACAGCTCAGGAATGGGGAGCTATTGTTTAATAGGTACAGAATTTGATTTGGGGATGATGAAACATTCTGGAGATGAATAATGGTGATCATTGTATCACAGGGTGAAGGTACTTAATGCCACTAAAGTGTACCTTTCAAAAATGGTTAAGGTAGTAAATTTGATATTATTTACATTTGCCATAGTAAAAATTTTTGGTGAAGAGCTAAATGAAAAGTCTTGAAATGAAAATGtgcaataaaaggaataaaaactatCGGTGGATAGGTTTATCAGGTCAGTATGGAAATATggaaagatacaaaaattaataaataaggaaaaatctGGCATTTCAAGTTGGATTTCAGTTGTAGAGTTGAATTTTCCAGTACTTTTAAAAGATGCCATTCTACAATTTCTAAAAGCCCAGTGAATCCACATAGCATAAATGAAAGAAGTacatgaagggaaggaaaaattctctATCTTCAAAATCTTCCAGCTGGactaaattaaatttacataagataaaataacaagagaaaaaaacccacagtgttATTATGTGCACATGGAGACCCAATGATgatactgagattttttttttaagattttatttatttatttgacagatcacaagtagacaggcaggcagggagagggggggaagcaggctccctgctgagcagagagcccgatgtggggctcgatcccatgacccgagctgaaggcagagactttaacccaccgagccaccctgatgccccgATGATACCGAGATTTAAAGAAATGATGGAGGCAGATAGTTTTTATACTTTCTAGATAGAGACAGTAAATCTGTGAGGAATTGACAAAGAAAACTTTGGGAACTTCAGttagtaaggaattctaaacagaatttgggctatggtagtaaattagtaaaaaggACCAAGGGTTATTAATACAGGCTTCTGGGCTCTAAATTTCCCACATTTGGTGATAAGGATGTCTCTTTACCTCCTGTTGCTGGGAGGGTACTTTTCACCTGGAAGATTTATTTCCTGATTTCAGGGAGACAGAAGAGTCTTGGGTGTCCTTGCAtaagtctgtctctctctctctttttcttttttttttaagattttagtctcttttttcttttttcatttgttttgtttcttaaattccacatataaatgaaataatatggtatttgtccccctgattgacttatttcacttagcagtataGCCTCTAGGtctatctgtgttgttgcaaatggcaagatttcattatattttatggctgagcaaagaaaaattatttttataaagagagcaaaataaaaacatgctgAAGGTATTTGAGAGAATAATGCCGTAGCAAGTCTTGACTAAGGGGAATTCTCAAGGTTGAGAGGGAGAGTGTTTCCACATGGATGGTCTGAAATTCAACaaggaatggaagaaaaagatggtaaATAATGTGAGTAAATCTAAGGAAATGTTGGCTAATTATAACAGCAATATTAAAGATGATAAtgtattattaagaaaaaaatacggAAATAGAACGAGTTACAGAAGGGTAACTTATGGCCCctctcccaaaattcatgttgaaatatccccagtgtgatggcatttggaggtggagtctttggaaggtaattaggtcatgagggcggGAATTACTCATGAATGGGATTACTGCCCACAAAAAGAAGAGGCCAGAGAACTAGCTTGCTGTCTTTCAGCCATGAAATGCTGCaaggagaaggcagccatctgcaactCAGAAGAGGGCTTTCACCAGGACCCAACCATGCTAGCATCCTGATCTCTGATTTACAACCtttagaactgtgaaaaataaatttctgttgtttatcagCCACAGTCAACAGtaaatttgttacagcagcttgaACTAAGACAGTAACATGTAAGTTGGAAAAGGGGTACGTGGAGTTGATGTATTATAAACATAAAACAGAAAGGACCAACAGAGAAGCACAAAATGAAATGGTAGATCTAAACCTAGTATATCCATATTTACCTAGAATGTAAATGGACTCTATGCTCTAGTTAGAGACTTTTAGActggattaaaaataaacagctcTATGTTTCCGGTGGCCGGCTTGCGCTGGAACTATGGCTAAACATCATCCGGATTTGATTTTCTGCCGCAAGCAGGCTGGTGTTGCCATCGGAAGACTGTGTGAAAAATGTGATGGCAAGTGTGTGATCTGTGACTCCTACGTGCGTCCCTGCACTCTGGTGCGCATATGTGATGAGTGTAATTATGGCTCTTACCAGGGGCGCTGTGTGATATGTGGAGGCCCTGGAGTCTCGGATGCCTATTATTGTAAGGAGTGCACCATCCAGGAGAAGGATAGAGATGGTTGCCCAAAGATTGTCAACTTGGGGAGCTCTAAGACCGATCTCTTCTATGAACGCAAAAAGTACGGCTTCAAGAAGAGGTGACTGCTGGGtggcctccccaccaccccctgctACTGCAGCTGCCACAAAAGATAGCGACCACCACCAGCGCAGAGGGAGGAGAGCCCTCGTCCACGGCCCCCCTCCACCTTTCCTCCTCTTACCCAGACATGTGATAGCAACAGAAAAGGAATCTTCAGCCCCCACTCTGGCAGACCAGAGCGGAGAATTGATAGATTGGCTCATGGTTTTTCTTGAATTCAAGAAACAAGCATGTTTTCCAAATGGCTATGTTCTCTCTACACtaagagctgctgctgctgccgcttcTTTAACACCAAGAGCCTCTGAAACAGGAATGATACCATCTCAGTCTCCTGTTTGAGGAATTAACTGTGACGCTACCACAGTGAGAAGCCTGTTCTTGGCAGCAGCCCTGAGGGAGGAGACATCTGCCGGGTGGGGGGGTGCTCTCGAACAATCAGCGTGGGCACTGAGTCTTGTAACACTTAGCAGGTGCTGCCTGTTCATGTTATTTTCCTTCTAAGAACTTGGAAACCCTTTCTGTTGCTGTTGTGTTAATAAAGCAGGTGTTTCttttctggtaaaaaaaaaaaaaaaaaaaaataaaataaacaaaaacccctAACTATATGCTATTTATATGTCTAAAACATGTAGATACAGTTGAACATAAATGGATGGATAATCcacaaaagggaaaaggaagttcTGCTTTTGAGTTATAAGTAACTGTGAGCTTTGAGGAACACTCActatccacaaaaaaaaaaaaaaaaaaagccacaacaaATACAGTCTGCAAAAAATCTTGTATGTAAACGAAGGGttattggaggggaggtgggtggggagatgggataactgggtgataaTGGGCATtaagggcacgtgatgtgatgagcactgggtgttatatgcagctgatgattaactgaactctacatctgaaatgaCGTAcagtatgttggctaactgaatttaaaaaaaaaaaaaacccacaaaacttgtATGTAGTCTTGCTGCTCTCATAGAGTCTCTGGGAGCTGCTCCACTCCCAAACAGACAAATGAGGGTTGAGCCCTGAGTGGGAAGTAAGACTATGTTGTGGGTGGGAATATCCAGGATCCAGGCTAAGGGGTCACCAGGGTCAGATCAACAGAGGCAGGATTCAGGACTGGAACTACAAAGAGCTGAGAggtggagaaaaactgaagatGTGTAGGCAGCAAGGAAGGGTTCCCTGAGGCCTGAAGACCAAAGCAACACATTGACCTTTGGAACAATCGAGGTTTACAGGAGAAACTCTCTATTATCAAAAGTCCTCTAGGGAGGTATAAGAAGTATGATGAGTGAGAAACAGTACTCCTGGTTAACAATGAAGCATACCCTCTTTGAAGAAAATTTGCAGTATAGCCAGAAAACacccacattttaaaagaaatatgatctcacattttagaagaaatattaTCCCAAAATAATTACATAAGACTACTACAAATGCTAaacaaaggcaagaaataacaaatttagATTCCTAAGGACTGTAATTGCCCAATACAAAATCCCTGTCATGAAGtgttcaaagaaatagaaagtgagATTACAAAGATGAGTTTATATAGGAAACTATTAAGAATGAACAAATAGCCCAAGTatccttcaataggtgaatggataagaagatgtgatacacacacacacacacacagagggaggaatattatttagccataaaaaagaatgaaatcttgccatttgcaataacacagATGGCtctaaagagtataatgctaagtgaaataagtccaagaaagacaaatacattatttcactcatatgtggaagttagaaacaaaacaagacatcaaaaaacagactttaactatagagaacaaactggtagttactGACAAGGAGGTG
The DNA window shown above is from Neovison vison isolate M4711 chromosome 11, ASM_NN_V1, whole genome shotgun sequence and carries:
- the LOC122919216 gene encoding PHD finger-like domain-containing protein 5A → MAKHHPDLIFCRKQAGVAIGRLCEKCDGKCVICDSYVRPCTLVRICDECNYGSYQGRCVICGGPGVSDAYYCKECTIQEKDRDGCPKIVNLGSSKTDLFYERKKYGFKKR